The DNA segment ACACTCCAAAAAATCAAGATGTTAATCATATTCTAGATGTTAATCAAGCAGCTGCCAAATAATAGAACTGTTAAAGCAAAAACCTCGCAAGCTCGCAATTTGGATTCCATCCCATCAATATATGTTTCACATCGGGCAACCTGTTCCTCTTTTTCACGCTTCTCCCCTTCTGTTTGCCCAACTGTTTGCGTCAGCCGACGAATTTCATCCTCAAGTGACTGTCGAATCTCTTCCCGAGTCACGTTTTCGGTGGCAAATCTTTTCAAATCTTCGTCAAATCTTTTTCGTGCAACTTCAGCATCCTTTAACCTCTCAGCCAAAGCATTTTTTTCCTTCATTATCCTCTGCAACATTATTAGTAAATAGTTATCAGGTTCTGTAGCTGTCATGTTTGAAAACCAGGAAAGTGATGTAAAATCTGAACAGCTTGATATTTCAGCAGGAATGCCAAAATATATAGCTTCTAATATTCGCAACAATCAGATACCATATTTTTTGGGGAAAACCCAAACTTGTAAACAAATATTCCAAAGACCACAGAAGAAATTATTTGTACTTCATAAGTAATTGTAAGTTCGAACAGGGACGTGAGCCCAACAGGTTGATAAAATATCAGAATTTCAGACCTTTAACTCATCACgttttcgggattttaattgtGAGAGTTGCATTTCAGCATCATAAATCCGGTCCTGAAGAATTTTCTTCTCGGTCACAAGCTTCATCACTTCATCATCCCTTTCTGAGCGAACCCACTCAAGTTGATTCTGAACTTCATGCATCTGATCCGTCAATTCTTTTCTTTCCCGAGCAAAGCGATCCATCTCAGCTCTCATTTCAGACTGCATTCCATTCGAGTATCAGTAACAGAAATGACAGTCATGAAAAAGTATAACTAGGTGAAAGTAAATACCTTTATACGACTATTAGATGCATCTGACTCGCTAAGCCTTTGAGATAAAACAGATTTTTCTTTAGATATACAATCAATTTCAGCATTACTTTCTTCACGAATACGAAGAATTGCGTCTTCACTGGCACATAACTGATGCCAAAGAGCAGCTCGGTCAGCATTTGCAAGTTCAGCAGCCTCCCTCATCATACTCAAAGCAGGTCTAACTATTTCCTGATCCTCGCAAACTAAGATCACCAAAATATCCAAAACTAACTCTATTTCACGGCTACCAACAACAGAATTCGTAGCACTATCAACAAGCCTCTTCAGCATTCTTAATCTGTGAGATTCATCTACATACCATTTgaataacatgatataaagaaTTTTTACAAATTCTTTAACCACAGGGTGATGCGTAAGTGCCAATGTCTCTGCAAGACCAAGAACCAATGTGAAATCATCTCGTGGGGCTCTCAGCTGTTCAATGGCTTCCCCATCCATGACTACATCAGGGTGCTGAATGCTTTCAGGCATGCTTTGGGAAGTCATATTTAATCGCAGGGCAAGACATCTTTCCAAAACAGCAGCTACAGATTGAGAAACAAAGGCCCCACGAGCTACAGCTCTCTCAAAAGTACGGGCAGATTCAATTGCAAGGCAAGGAATAGATAACATCTCAATTAGAATGTAAACATCGGAAAAATGACAGCTACCATGGAAAACATGCTCTTCCCTAGAAGTTAACCTCCCAGGAGTAGGTTCACTTTCCCCAAACATGAGACGTTCACTTGGTAAGTAATTATCACCAAAATCATCATCGCAGTCAATGTCTCGAAGAATAGATTCAGCAATATCTGCACAACTGTTTACAGTTCGACTTAAATAATCCAGGACGCATGCAGAGACTTCAGTGCCTAAAGTCTTTAGTCTGGTTCTTATGGACCTGACCTACAGAGGGAGACCGACAAGAGTCAATGGCATGAACAAAGAAATAACATATGGAAAGAAAAgaaatcataacaaaataaacagGATAAAAATTTCCGATCAATGCTTACTGCTTCAGGCAAATGTTGGCAATGCAGTGCAGCTTTAAACATGAAGTCTATTGTTGCTGCAAGAGGTTCATCATTACAACCAGACAACATATCTAGCGACCGAAAAAGAACATGTTCCCACACTTCACTGCTACACTCCAACTGGCTAAGGGCCCCAAAAACCTGAGAAAAAGCATTTTTCATAGATCAGCCATGCCTAGTCGAAGCTATAGAACTTCATCCATGGTATCACCtaaatgcatgtttatatgcaaaTTAAAGCAGCACAGTTACAGCTGCCACTACCCCTTTATCTTACCGGCAGTCGTAATGCAGGTTCTGCATCAGGTTTCTGGAGCCGATCTAAAAGTGCAGAGGCCGCAAGTGGATGTTCTGAAGGCTCAACTAATTTAGGAACTAAAGCCACTATGTCTAGCTGTAAATGCTTGGGAGCTTTATCCAAAACAAGTGAAATCTTTTCGGCAGACTGCGGCCGTCTCCTTGGTTCTGGACAACCTTGTGGGACAGCTCCATCAAGTGCTCTCAAAGAATTCACAATCAACCCCAGAAGCTCCTCTGACTGCTGTGGCCACTTGGTCTGCATCGAAGATATTAGATACTTCAATCAGTAACAAGAAAATTTTTCAATGGTTTAGAAGATGAAGCGACCATACCTTGGGCTGACGAAGGGGAAAATCAGATAAACTATCAGCAGATGTCTCTGGTGGACACGTAGACTGTCCAGGAATGATTTTTTCACGTGCCTTAATCAGATCAATTCCAGAGCTTTGTACAGCAGATACATTTATGATTTCAGCAGTACCTGATTCGAATCTCTTCTCCACCATAGTTTTAGCGGATTCTGACGCTCTGTTATCTCCATCAGATTCCAGCGAACCAATTGCACCACAGCTTATGGGAGATTTTGAACTAACATCAGAGGACTCAGCACAAGAACTTCCCTCTGAAGGCTGGCAACACTCTACCATTATATCTAACAGTAAATCAATAATTGCCTGCTGCAGAACTTTGACTCCCATCAACAAATTCATCAAACTAGGGGAGGAACTGTCATTCTTATTCATTTGTTTCACGTCATTACCAGCCGACATCTTCGTAGGGAGAAGCAATCTCTTCACTTTAGCAGGGTCATCTAGATACACCCGAAGTCCGGTCAGGAAACCAGCTATTGCTCCAGCGTCCATGAGAAGTTTCTCTCTCAAAGTGACATGAGGTTGAGAAGGATTTTCTCCATAAGAAAGGTGAAACCCCGCCGTGGACAGAAGATTTTTAAATATCTCTTCCTCGTCTCCACTCAGACATTCACTGTCATCAGAATCAACCAGCTCATCAGGATCAGTTGTCAGGGCGTCTTGATCGTCTTCAGAAGCTAAAACCTGACAAGACAATCGACCAGGTTACAGTGGCACCAAGCGTTGGACACAATGTAAAGACTGAGAAAGAGGGTGCCAAGTGGCATAAATATCACTTCGCAATGGCATGCATGAAATTCCTCCAATGAAGCTTATATTCATCTCTTTAATGCTCAGGTCCACTAAGACCATTTCAAGATCACATGGAATATGTATTGGGGGTCATAGGCAGGAATTAGCAGATACTAAAATTAAAAGTGACCTAATACTGACCTCAAGGTCTGAAAATTCAAACCATGGGCAGCAGTCCAGTATCTCACAAACAAACACAACAGTGTCACGAAGCAGAAAACCAGCATCAGCTTCCATCATGTCAGATACCTTCATAAATTGAAGAACAGAATTGTTCCATGT comes from the Henckelia pumila isolate YLH828 chromosome 1, ASM3356847v2, whole genome shotgun sequence genome and includes:
- the LOC140879189 gene encoding uncharacterized protein isoform X2; the protein is MQIDNRLSYSCPPTHTHGLHSHTLIGSIHRTAMKHHHHPQNDVAVSSSEAAASVAAPPNAPSPSHRASEKPSMAVEDPSRDCSSVALATTAAAESVMVERRGDYSTLCKWTIANFPKLKSRALWSKYFEVGGFDCRLLIYPKGDAQALPGYISIYLQIMDPRNTASSKWDCFASYRLSIDNLTDSSKSVHRDSWHRFSSKKKSHGWCDFASLNPLLDPKVGFLHSANDCILITADILILHESFSFSRDNYDLQATNLSSTGGGGMIGPVVGDVLSGKFSWKVHNFSLFKDMIKTQKVMSPVFPAGECNLRISVYQSVVNGVEYLSMCLESKDTEKNLLVSDRSCWCLFRMSVLNQKVGSGTNHIHRDSYGRFAADNKSGDNTSLGWNDYMKMEDFMRPESGFLVEDTAVFSTSFHVIKELSSFSKSGTLIGARNGASMRKSDGYVGKFTWRIENFTRLKDLLKKRKITGLCIKSRRFQIGNRDCRLIVYPRGQSQPPCHLSVFLEVTDSRNTASDWSCFVSHRLSVVNQRIEEKSVAKESQNRYSKAAKDWGWREFVTLTSLFDQDSGFLVQDTVIFSAEVLILKETSIMQEFTDQENDSGHTPQLENVRKRGAFTWKVENFLSFKEIMETRKIFSKFFQAGGCELRIGVYESFDTICIYLESDQSVGCDPDKNFWVKYRMAIVNQKNPSKTVWKESSICTKTWNNSVLQFMKVLASEDDQDALTTDPDELVDSDDSECLSGDEEEIFKNLLSTAGFHLSYGENPSQPHVTLREKLLMDAGAIAGFLTGLRVYLDDPAKVKRLLLPTKMSAGNDVKQMNKNDSSSPSLMNLLMGVKVLQQAIIDLLLDIMVECCQPSEGSSCAESSDVSSKSPISCGAIGSLESDGDNRASESAKTMVEKRFESGTAEIINVSAVQSSGIDLIKAREKIIPGQSTCPPETSADSLSDFPLRQPKTKWPQQSEELLGLIVNSLRALDGAVPQGCPEPRRRPQSAEKISLVLDKAPKHLQLDIVALVPKLVEPSEHPLAASALLDRLQKPDAEPALRLPVFGALSQLECSSEVWEHVLFRSLDMLSGCNDEPLAATIDFMFKAALHCQHLPEAVRSIRTRLKTLGTEVSACVLDYLSRTVNSCADIAESILRDIDCDDDFGDNYLPSERLMFGESEPTPGRLTSREEHVFHGSCHFSDVYILIEMLSIPCLAIESARTFERAVARGAFVSQSVAAVLERCLALRLNMTSQSMPESIQHPDVVMDGEAIEQLRAPRDDFTLVLGLAETLALTHHPVVKEFVKILYIMLFKWYVDESHRLRMLKRLVDSATNSVVGSREIELVLDILVILVCEDQEIVRPALSMMREAAELANADRAALWHQLCASEDAILRIREESNAEIDCISKEKSVLSQRLSESDASNSRIKSEMRAEMDRFARERKELTDQMHEVQNQLEWVRSERDDEVMKLVTEKKILQDRIYDAEMQLSQLKSRKRDELKRIMKEKNALAERLKDAEVARKRFDEDLKRFATENVTREEIRQSLEDEIRRLTQTVGQTEGEKREKEEQVARCETYIDGMESKLRACEQYIHHLETQLQEDMSRHAPLYGAGLEALSMKELDTVSRIHEEGLRQIRAIQLCKGSPADSPLVSPHALSRPPQVAVGLPPPFIPNGVGIHNNGHVNGAIRPWFNH
- the LOC140879189 gene encoding uncharacterized protein isoform X1, whose translation is MQIDNRLSYSCPPTHTHGLHSHTLIGSIHRTAMKHHHHPQNDVAVSSSEAAASVAAPPNAPSPSHRASEKPSMAVEDPSRDCSSVALATTAAAESVMVERRGDYSTLCKWTIANFPKLKSRALWSKYFEVGGFDCRLLIYPKGDAQALPGYISIYLQIMDPRNTASSKWDCFASYRLSIDNLTDSSKSVHRDSWHRFSSKKKSHGWCDFASLNPLLDPKVGFLHSANDCILITADILILHESFSFSRDNYDLQATNLSSTGGGGMIGPVVGDVLSGKFSWKVHNFSLFKDMIKTQKVMSPVFPAGECNLRISVYQSVVNGVEYLSMCLESKDTEKNLLVSDRSCWCLFRMSVLNQKVGSGTNHIHRDSYGRFAADNKSGDNTSLGWNDYMKMEDFMRPESGFLVEDTAVFSTSFHVIKELSSFSKSGTLIGARNGASMRKSDGYVGKFTWRIENFTRLKDLLKKRKITGLCIKSRRFQIGNRDCRLIVYPRGQSQPPCHLSVFLEVTDSRNTASDWSCFVSHRLSVVNQRIEEKSVAKESQNRYSKAAKDWGWREFVTLTSLFDQDSGFLVQDTVIFSAEVLILKETSIMQEFTDQENDSGHTPQLENVRKRGAFTWKVENFLSFKEIMETRKIFSKFFQAGGCELRIGVYESFDTICIYLESDQSVGCDPDKNFWVKYRMAIVNQKNPSKTVWKESSICTKTWNNSVLQFMKVSDMMEADAGFLLRDTVVFVCEILDCCPWFEFSDLEVLASEDDQDALTTDPDELVDSDDSECLSGDEEEIFKNLLSTAGFHLSYGENPSQPHVTLREKLLMDAGAIAGFLTGLRVYLDDPAKVKRLLLPTKMSAGNDVKQMNKNDSSSPSLMNLLMGVKVLQQAIIDLLLDIMVECCQPSEGSSCAESSDVSSKSPISCGAIGSLESDGDNRASESAKTMVEKRFESGTAEIINVSAVQSSGIDLIKAREKIIPGQSTCPPETSADSLSDFPLRQPKTKWPQQSEELLGLIVNSLRALDGAVPQGCPEPRRRPQSAEKISLVLDKAPKHLQLDIVALVPKLVEPSEHPLAASALLDRLQKPDAEPALRLPVFGALSQLECSSEVWEHVLFRSLDMLSGCNDEPLAATIDFMFKAALHCQHLPEAVRSIRTRLKTLGTEVSACVLDYLSRTVNSCADIAESILRDIDCDDDFGDNYLPSERLMFGESEPTPGRLTSREEHVFHGSCHFSDVYILIEMLSIPCLAIESARTFERAVARGAFVSQSVAAVLERCLALRLNMTSQSMPESIQHPDVVMDGEAIEQLRAPRDDFTLVLGLAETLALTHHPVVKEFVKILYIMLFKWYVDESHRLRMLKRLVDSATNSVVGSREIELVLDILVILVCEDQEIVRPALSMMREAAELANADRAALWHQLCASEDAILRIREESNAEIDCISKEKSVLSQRLSESDASNSRIKSEMRAEMDRFARERKELTDQMHEVQNQLEWVRSERDDEVMKLVTEKKILQDRIYDAEMQLSQLKSRKRDELKRIMKEKNALAERLKDAEVARKRFDEDLKRFATENVTREEIRQSLEDEIRRLTQTVGQTEGEKREKEEQVARCETYIDGMESKLRACEQYIHHLETQLQEDMSRHAPLYGAGLEALSMKELDTVSRIHEEGLRQIRAIQLCKGSPADSPLVSPHALSRPPQVAVGLPPPFIPNGVGIHNNGHVNGAIRPWFNH